A region of the Geomonas subterranea genome:
CCAGCGGTGCGCACGGTCGATGAGGGCGGCGCTGCCGCAAAGGACGGATCCCACCGGCGCGCCAAGCCCCTTGGAGAGGCAGACCGAAACCGAGTCGAAATGCCGGGCGATCTCCCGCACCGGGATTCCGAGATAGACCGCCGCGTTGAAGACGCGGGCGCCGTCCAGGTGCATGGCAAGCCCGAGTTCCTTTGCAACCAACGCGGCCTGCTCCAGGTAGGGGAGGGGAAGCACCTGCCCCCCCTGCGTGTTCTCCAGGCAGAGGAGCCTGGTCACCGCGTGGTGGTGGTCCGCCGGTTTGACGGCGCGGCGCACCCTGTTCAGGTTCAGCGTTCCGTCCTCCTCGAAATCGAGGGGCTGCGGCTGGATGCCGCCGAAGATGGCGCCACCGCCCCCTTCCCAGCGGTAGATGTGCGCATCCTGTCCGGCGATGTATTCGTCGCCGCGGCCGCAGTGGGAGAGGAGCGCGGTCAGGTTGCTCATGGTGCCGCTGGGGACGAAGATGGCCCTCTCCTTGCCCAGGAGCTCCGCC
Encoded here:
- the ltaE gene encoding low-specificity L-threonine aldolase, producing MKTVDLRSDTVTRPSEAMRRVMAAAEVGDDVYGEDPTVNRLEAMAAELLGKERAIFVPSGTMSNLTALLSHCGRGDEYIAGQDAHIYRWEGGGGAIFGGIQPQPLDFEEDGTLNLNRVRRAVKPADHHHAVTRLLCLENTQGGQVLPLPYLEQAALVAKELGLAMHLDGARVFNAAVYLGIPVREIARHFDSVSVCLSKGLGAPVGSVLCGSAALIDRAHRWRKVAGGGMRQAGLLAAAGIHALQHNVERLAEDHEHAELLSSGLAHIDELMVTQARTNILFVTPPEGSAPALRKALAGEGILIGGGDAIRLVTHLDIDGAGVERTVAAFKRFFASWGK